Proteins from one Amycolatopsis benzoatilytica AK 16/65 genomic window:
- a CDS encoding MsnO8 family LLM class oxidoreductase produces MIVDVPISVLDRSPVRRGRGAAQAIRDTVEFAREIEALGYHRFWVSEHHGVPGVAGSAPAVLASAVASATTRIRVGSGGVMLPNHRPLVVAEQFGILASLFPGRIDLGLGRSVGFTEGVRRALGQDKDAAHGFDAQVRELMSFFRGDYPGMHAVPVEGQSVPIFLLATGAGAALAAELGLPLVIAPARGERAMIDAITRYRANFRSDAADPRVVVSTAVAVASTAEKARRLLVPEAWSTVYSRSHGVFPPLSPAEEILALPMTDRERHRLDEVLAGQISGTPGEVAARLADLVAATGADEVLVSTSTYDPAERVESFAALARLADLPAGHPVSVGA; encoded by the coding sequence ATGATCGTGGACGTTCCGATTTCCGTGCTGGACCGCTCGCCCGTACGGCGGGGACGGGGGGCCGCGCAGGCGATCCGGGACACCGTCGAGTTCGCGCGCGAGATCGAAGCTCTGGGCTACCACCGGTTCTGGGTCTCCGAGCACCACGGCGTGCCCGGCGTCGCCGGTTCCGCGCCGGCCGTGCTCGCTTCGGCGGTCGCGTCCGCGACCACCCGGATCCGCGTCGGGTCCGGCGGCGTGATGCTGCCGAACCATCGGCCGCTGGTCGTCGCCGAGCAGTTCGGGATCCTGGCATCTCTGTTCCCCGGCCGGATCGATCTGGGCCTGGGCCGGTCGGTCGGCTTCACCGAGGGCGTGCGCCGGGCACTGGGCCAGGACAAGGACGCCGCCCACGGTTTCGACGCGCAAGTCCGCGAACTGATGTCTTTCTTCCGCGGCGACTACCCCGGAATGCACGCCGTCCCCGTCGAGGGCCAGTCCGTGCCGATCTTCCTGCTGGCGACCGGTGCCGGCGCGGCTCTCGCGGCCGAGCTGGGCCTGCCGCTGGTGATCGCCCCGGCTCGCGGCGAACGCGCGATGATCGACGCGATCACGCGCTACCGGGCGAACTTCCGGTCCGATGCGGCCGATCCGCGGGTCGTCGTGTCGACCGCCGTCGCGGTCGCTTCAACGGCCGAGAAAGCCCGCCGGCTGCTGGTTCCCGAGGCGTGGTCGACGGTGTATTCGCGCAGCCACGGGGTTTTCCCTCCGCTGTCGCCGGCGGAGGAGATCCTGGCGCTGCCGATGACCGACCGCGAGCGGCATCGCCTGGACGAGGTCCTCGCCGGACAGATCAGCGGCACGCCGGGCGAGGTCGCCGCCCGCCTCGCCGATCTGGTCGCCGCCACTGGAGCGGACGAGGTGCTGGTCAGTACCAGCACCTAC